CGAGCCGCTGCAGCCGCCGGCGGCGGGCTCGAGCGGGAAGGGCGGGTGGGGGTAGGGCTCCAGGTAGGGCGGCTTGGCCAGGTAGAAGCCCCCGGGCACGCCGTAGTTGCCAAGCAGGGCGTTCAGGATGTAGACCGCGCGCATCCGCTGGGTGTCGTCGCCGTACCAGACGGTGTGGCGCCCCGGCGGCAGCACCGCCCGCGGCGCGGCCGCGGCCATCTCGCGGGCGACGGCGCGGATCGTCCCGGCCGGAATCTCGGTGATCTTTTCGGCCCACTCGGGGGTGTGCTTGTTGCTGTGGACGGCCAGCTGCTCGAAACCGACGGTGTACTTCTGCACGTAGTCGCGGTCGTAGAGGTTCTCCTTGATGAGGACGTGAATCCAGGCGAGCAGGAGCGCCAGGTCGGTGCCCGGTTTGATGGGCAGCCAGCGGTGGGCCTTGGAGGCGGCGGTGGAGAAGCGCGGGTCCACCACCACCAGCTTGGCACCGCGCCGGAGGGCTTCGGAAAAGTCCTGGAGCTGGGTGTTGTGGGTGTCCTCGCCGATGTGGTGGCCGATCAGGACGATGTAGCGGCTTTCGGTCCAGTCCACCGGCTCGTGGCCGCCAATGGGGCGGCCGAAGGTCCACTGGCTCGCGGTCTCGCGCGGGGCGGTGCAGATGCTCACCGCCGGCTTGGCGGCGTTGGGGCTGCCCCAGGCGGCGGGCAGGTACTCCACGAACCAGGTGTCGCCGCTGCCGTGGCCGAACCAGGCGACGGCCTCGGGGCCGTATTGCTCCTTGATCTTCAGCATCCGCTCGGCCACGTAGTCGAGGGCTTCTTCCCAGCTGGCCTCGCGGTACTTGCCCTCGCCCCGCTCGCTGCCCTCCACGCGGATCAGCGGCCGCTTGAGGCGGTCGGGGTCGTAGAGCTGGGCCACGCCCCCCTGGCCGCGCGGGCAGAGGCGGCCGCGCGACTTGGGGTTGTGTTTCTGGCCGTCGATCTTGCGCACCCGGCCGCCTTCCACCTTGACCGCGATGCCGCACTTCCAGAAGCAGTTCTCGCAGTAGGAGTAAACGGTGCGGACCTCGCCGGCGTACCACTTTCGGGGCACCGCCCAGGGGGCGCGCAGGGCCGCGGCCCGGCCGCCGAACGCCACGGCGCCCACGCTGGCCGCGCTGAGTTTGAGGAAACGCCTACGGTCGAGCTTCATGTTCCGCCTCCAGTGCCTTTTTCAGGAAGGTGCAGATCGCGCCGTAGAAGCCGGTGGGGTCTTCCCGGGCCACCACCTCGGCGTAGCGTTCGAGCCAGGGCTCGAGGTAGCCGCGCGCCAGCGCCCGCGCCGCTTCGGGGTCGGTCTCCCCGAGCAGCGCGATCGCCTCGCCCAGGGCGGCGAGGTGGTCGGGCAGGTCGTCCCAGCCCTCCCGGGTCACCAGGCCGTGTTCCGCGTAGAAGCGCTCGAGCGCTTCCTCCGCGCCGCCCATCAGCCGACCGTCGAGCGCGTAGCCCGCGTAGGGGGGCGCGGGCAGGCCTCCGGGGTTGGCGACGAAGAGGCGGGTGTAGGCCGCCTGCAGTTCCGCAAGCGGCGGCTCCGGCAGCCTGGGCGGCGGCAGCCCGCGGGCGCGGGCCAGCTCTTCCACGGCCGCCTGCAGGCTGCCGCTGGCGAGGTCGCGTTCCAAGGCCCTGCCCGGCGCGCGGAACGTCGCCGCGGTGATCAACCCGATCCATTCCATACCGCCTCCTCGCCCCCAGCATGGCTTCGGGAGACGGCGGCGGCGTCGGAACCGGGCGTACGGCCGCGTCGGAACGGAGCCTACAACGGATGTCCTAAGAATTCTTGTTTACGGGGCGGGGTCCTGCAGCAGCCCGTGCTCGCGCGCCCAGCGCGCGATCTCCGAGCGCTTCAGCCCCAGCTTGGCGAGCGCGCGGGCCTTGTAGGTCGCGGCGGTCTTGGGGCTGATCCCGAGCGCGGCGGCCACCTCCTTGAGCTCGAGCCCCCGGGCCAGCCCTGCGAGGACCGCGCGCTCCCGCCGGGAAAGCACCTCCGGACCCGGCTCGGCGACGTAGTCGGCCAGCCGCGCGGCCAGCTCCGGGTGCAGGTAGCGCTCCCCGCGCGCGAGCGCGGACAGGGCGTCGAGAAGGGCGACGTCGGCGGCGCGCTTGCTGAGGAATCCGCGGGCCCCGCGCTTGAAGGACTCGCTCACGTAGGCGGGTTCCTCGTGCATCGAGAGGACGAGCACCCGCGCCCGGCGCGCCAGTCGGGGTAGCGCTTCGAGGCCCCCGACCCCCGGCAGGTTGAGGTCCAGCACGTAAACGTCGGGGCGTACCGAACTGGCCAGCGCGTCCTCCGCGCGCGAAAAGTCGCCCACCACCTCGTGGCCGCTGGCCTCCAGCAGCAGCCGCAAGCCGGTGCGCACGACCGCGTGGTCCTCAATCAACGCCACCCGCAAGGGGGACCTCCGCAAGCACCCGCGTGCCGTCGCCGCGGGCGCTGACGATGCGCAACCGCCCCTCGAGCTGTTCCGCGCGTTCGCGCATGCCTTCGAGGCCCAGCGTTCCCGAGGTGCGTTCCGGGTCGAAGCCTGCGCCGTCGTCGCGCACCTCCAGCACGAGCCGGTCCCCGCGCGGCTCCAGCGTGACCCAGACGTTCTGCGCGTGGGCGTGCCGGGCCACGTTGGTGAGGGCCTCCTGGGCGATCCGGAAGAGCGCGACCTGCCGCGCCCGGTCGAGTTTGGGCGGGTCGATGCGCGCGTGCACGCGGATTCCGGTGCGGCCGGCGAACTCCCGCAGGTGGCGTTCCAGGGCGCGGGCCAGCCCCAGGTCGTCGAGGGCGGCGGGGCGCAGCTCGCGCGAAAGCCGGCGGACCTCGTCGAGCGCCTGCCCCAGCACCCGGCGGACCTCCTCGAGGCGCTCCGGATCGTTCTTGGCCAGGCGCAGGGCCAGCAGCGCCCCGGTGAGGATGCCTCCGACCTCGTCGTGCAGCGCCTGCCCCACCCGCCGACGCTCCTCTTCCTGGGCGCCCAGCCACTTGCGCAGCAGCCGGACGCGCTCGGCCTCGCGGCGCTCGAATTCGCGGACCAGCTCGGCGTGGTCCAGGGCCAGTGCCGTAAGGTGGCCGACCGCACCCAAAAAGCAGCCGTCGACGCCCTCGCGTTCTTCGCCCAGGTCCAGGCCGAAGACGCCCCGCACCTCGCCCTCGCGCAGCACCGGAAAGGCGACGAGGCTGCCCTCGCGCACCGGTTCACGCCGCCGCACCGCCTCCCGGGCCAGCCCCTCGAGCCGCCGTTTGAACGGGCAGACCCCGCGGCATCCGCGCACCACCTCCAGGGCGGGCCCGTTGGGGCCCACCTGGTAGGCTTCGCCGCAGCGGGCGCCCGTGGCCTCGATGAGGGCTTCGATGCTGCGCTCGAGGACCCTGGCCGGTTCGAACGTCTCGGCCATCGCGGCGGCCACCCGGCTCAGCGCGGCCAGGCGATGGCCCCCCGGGCAGTCGGCCAGGGTGAGGTCGGTGTTCATACCCCCAGCTTAGCCGGGGGCCGCGCGGCGGGTTAGAGACGAAAGAACCGGCGCGCGGCTTCGAGGTCGCGGGCGATCTGCGACCGCAGCGCCTCCAGGTCTTCGAAGGCCCGCTCGTCCCGCAGCTTCTTTAGGAAGACCAGCCGGAGCTCGTGCCCGTAGAGCTCGCCGCTGAAACCGATGAGGTGGGCCTCGAGCCGCAGGCCGCTTCCCCTCACGGTGGGCCGCGTGCCCACGTTGACCACCGCGGGGTACGCCCGCTCGGCGACCCAGGTGCGGGCGGCGAAGACGCCGCGGGGAAGCACCTTGCCCGGGGCGGTTTCGACGTTGGCGGTGGGGAAGCCCAGGCGTCGGCCGAGGCGCTCGCCCTGGCGAACGATGCCCCGGGCGCCGTACGGGCGGCCAAGCAGATGGCGCGCCGCCTCCACGTCGCCTTGCTCGAGCAGTTCGCGGATCCGGGTGCTCTTCACGGGCGCACCCCCCAGGTCGAGCAGGGGCACGGTCAGCGTCGGGGCCACCGTCTTCAGGTCGGCGGGGCCGCCCGAGCGGCCGCGGCCGAAGGCGAAGTCCTCTCCGACGACGAGGCGCCGGGCCTCCAGGCGCACCAGGTCGTCCAGGAAGGCGGCCTTGTCGCGGGCGGCGAAGTCCTCGTCGAAGGGCACGGCCAGCGCGAGGTCCACCCCCTGCTCGCGCAGCAGGTCGAGTTTCTCGCTCAGGGTGGAGAGCATCCCCACCCCCCGCATGAAGACCTTCGTGGGGGGGTCGAAGGTGTAGACGAGCAGGGGCAGCCGTTCCTGCGCCGCCAGGGCGCGGGCCTTGGCCAGGAGGCTTTGGTGACCCAGGTGGACCCCGTCGAAAGAGCCCACGGCCACGACCTTCGGGCCCGGGGGGAGGTCGGCCACCTCGGCGGCGATGATCACCGCTCCGCCCCCGTCGCGTAGAGCAGCCCGATCAGCGTGGCGGCGCTGACCTGCACCGTGCCGGCGCGCACGCCTGCGAGCACGTCGCCGGGGTCGAGCCAAACGGTCTCGAGGTCCTCGTCGGCGTCGGGCGTGCCGGCGGCGGGCCGGGGGTCGTGGACGCGGAAGAGGTAGGTCTTTTCGTCGGTAAAGCCCGGGCTCACGTAGAACTCCGCGAGGCGCTCGAGCCGGCCGCCCAGTTGCGCTTCCTCGGCGAGCTCGCGCGCCGCGGCCGACTCCGGGCGTTCGCCCGGCTCGATCAGGCCCGCGGGGATCTCCAGGGTGCGCAGGCCCACCGCTGGGCGGTACTGGCGCACGAAGAGCACGCCGCGTTCCGGATCCTGGACCAGCAGGGCGACTGCGTCCTTGTGCTCGACGATCTCCCAGTGCCCGTCCTCGATGGCCAAAGAAAGAATTTTCCCCTGGTAGACGTAGCGCCTCACGCCCCCCAGTATAGGCGGTAGGCTGGACGCATGCTGCTCGAGGGCAAGGTCTGGACCTTCGACGGGGCGCCCCCCCGCACCGCCGCGGTGCGGCTCGAAGGCGAGCGGGTCGTCGCCGTGGGTTCGATCGCGGATCTGCGGGCCCGCTACCCAGGAGCCCGCCGGATTCGCGCCGAATGGATCACGCCCGGATTGCACGACGCGCACGTGCACCCGCTGCAGTGGGGGCTTGCGCTGGAAGCGCTCGACCTGCGCGGTGAGGACGACCCCGCCCGGGTGGCCGAGCGGGTGGCGGAGCGGGCCGCGGCCCTCCCCCCGGGGCGCTGGATCCTTGGCGGCGGCTACGTCTTCGACGCCTACCCGGACCGCCGCTGGCTCGACGAGGCCGCCCCCGACCACCCCGTCTTCCTGCGCTCGCGCGACCTCCACGCCGCCTGGGCGAACCGGCGGGCGTTGCAGCGGGCGGGCGTCGACCGCAGCACCCCCGATCCCCAGGGCGGCCGCGTCCTGCGCGACGGCTCCGGCGAGCCCACCGGCTACCTGCTCGAACGTGCGGCGGGCCTCGTTGCAGAGGCGCTGCCCCCGCCCGGCAAGGCCCAGCTCCTCGCGGGCCTCAGGGACCTGGCCGGGCGCGGCTTCGTTGCGGTGCACGCCATGGGCGAGCCCCCCGAGGCTGGCGGCTGGATCCGCGAGTTGGACGCGGAGGGGGCGTTGCCCCTGCGGGTCGCCTGGACGCTGCCCGCCGCCAGCCCCGACGCCTGGGAGCCCGTGCGGTCCCCGCGCGGTCTGCACGTCTTCGGGGTCAAGTTCTTCGCCGACGGCGCGCTGACGAGCCGCACCGCCTGGATGCTCGAGCCCTACCCGGAAGGCGGGTGCGGCATGCCGCTCGACGACCCCCGCGAAGCCGACGCGGCCGTCGCGGAGGTGCTGCGGCGCGGGCTCGTTCCGGTTTGGCACGCGATCGGCACCCGGGCCGTGCACGAGGTGCTGAACCTGATCGGGCGCCTGGAAGCCTGCGGCCTCCCGGCGCGCGAACGTTTCCGCATCGAACACGTGCAGCACGTCGCCGACGACGACCTTCCCCGCCTCGCCGGACTGGTGCTCTCGGTGCAGCCGCAGCATGCCGAAGACGACCGCGCCGCCCTCGACCGGCTTTCTCGCGGCCAGAGGCGCGCGGCCTACCGCTGGGGCGCCTTCGCCGCGCTTCCGGGGGTGCGCTTGCTGCTGGGCTCCGACGCCCCCGTGGCCGAGCCCGACGCCGCGCGCGCTTTGCGGCTGGCCCAACGGCCGCCGCTTCCCGGGGCGCGGGGGTTGGGGCTGGACGCGGCGCTGGCGGCCTACGTGCACACGCCGGCCGCCGTTCTGGGCTGGACGCGGGAAGCGGCGCCGTGGGGACGCGTCGAGCCGGGTGCGTTCGCGGCCCTGACGCTGTGGGAGCGGGGGCGTCCGGTGGCGCGGGTGTGGCGCGGCGGGCTGGAGGCGTTGGGTTGACCCGAGGGCGCGGGGGCGGCCTTCGTATACTGGGGGCACCGGGAGGTCGCCGAGGTTGGAACCCTTGGACGGGTGGTTGCGGCAAATCGAGTCGGGCGGGGCCCTGGACCGGATCTGGCCGGAGATCTACCGGCACTACGGGTACGAGGGCGTTCGCGTCTTCGACGTCCACGGGGGCACCGCCGAGCTGACCTTCGCCGAAGGGGGCGAAGGGGAGCCCCTCGAGGAGCTCAAGATCGTCGCCCGCCCCTGGGACGGGGTCGTCGGCCGCGCCTTCAACAGCGGCGAGCCGCTGGAGGTGCGCGACTACCCCCAGCACCCGGACGCGCTGCCGGCGCGCAGCGGCTTCGTGCGCAGCCTGCTGGTCCTGCCGCTCCGCTTCGGGGGCGAGGACCACGGGGCCGTCGTCATGACGATGCACACCCGGCCGCACCCGGGTCTGGACGCGCGTCAGCTGCAGGAGCTGCGCATCCTGCAGAGCCTGCTCTCGGCGCACGCGGCGCTGCGGCGTCAGCGCCGTAGGAACGAGCGCCAGCGGGGGCTGGTCGCCTTCATGGACGAGATACACAAGATCAACCGCCTCGACGAGCTCGTTCCCGTCCTCTTTCGCAGCCTCTCCCGCGACGTGGCGTACAACGCGGTGGCCATCAACTT
This genomic stretch from Oceanithermus profundus DSM 14977 harbors:
- a CDS encoding TorD/DmsD family molecular chaperone, translated to MEWIGLITAATFRAPGRALERDLASGSLQAAVEELARARGLPPPRLPEPPLAELQAAYTRLFVANPGGLPAPPYAGYALDGRLMGGAEEALERFYAEHGLVTREGWDDLPDHLAALGEAIALLGETDPEAARALARGYLEPWLERYAEVVAREDPTGFYGAICTFLKKALEAEHEARP
- a CDS encoding response regulator transcription factor — its product is MALIEDHAVVRTGLRLLLEASGHEVVGDFSRAEDALASSVRPDVYVLDLNLPGVGGLEALPRLARRARVLVLSMHEEPAYVSESFKRGARGFLSKRAADVALLDALSALARGERYLHPELAARLADYVAEPGPEVLSRRERAVLAGLARGLELKEVAAALGISPKTAATYKARALAKLGLKRSEIARWAREHGLLQDPAP
- a CDS encoding GAF domain-containing sensor histidine kinase, yielding MNTDLTLADCPGGHRLAALSRVAAAMAETFEPARVLERSIEALIEATGARCGEAYQVGPNGPALEVVRGCRGVCPFKRRLEGLAREAVRRREPVREGSLVAFPVLREGEVRGVFGLDLGEEREGVDGCFLGAVGHLTALALDHAELVREFERREAERVRLLRKWLGAQEEERRRVGQALHDEVGGILTGALLALRLAKNDPERLEEVRRVLGQALDEVRRLSRELRPAALDDLGLARALERHLREFAGRTGIRVHARIDPPKLDRARQVALFRIAQEALTNVARHAHAQNVWVTLEPRGDRLVLEVRDDGAGFDPERTSGTLGLEGMRERAEQLEGRLRIVSARGDGTRVLAEVPLAGGVD
- a CDS encoding molybdopterin-dependent oxidoreductase, giving the protein MKLDRRRFLKLSAASVGAVAFGGRAAALRAPWAVPRKWYAGEVRTVYSYCENCFWKCGIAVKVEGGRVRKIDGQKHNPKSRGRLCPRGQGGVAQLYDPDRLKRPLIRVEGSERGEGKYREASWEEALDYVAERMLKIKEQYGPEAVAWFGHGSGDTWFVEYLPAAWGSPNAAKPAVSICTAPRETASQWTFGRPIGGHEPVDWTESRYIVLIGHHIGEDTHNTQLQDFSEALRRGAKLVVVDPRFSTAASKAHRWLPIKPGTDLALLLAWIHVLIKENLYDRDYVQKYTVGFEQLAVHSNKHTPEWAEKITEIPAGTIRAVAREMAAAAPRAVLPPGRHTVWYGDDTQRMRAVYILNALLGNYGVPGGFYLAKPPYLEPYPHPPFPLEPAAGGCSGSSGGEEEVPEGFKPRADKGKFFAKTTAIQELIEPMLTGEPYPIRGLVCYGTNLFHSIPNVPRTKEALKKLDLYVAIDVLPMEHVMWADVILPECTYLERYDDLVAIAHKTPFIELRQPAVEPLWDTKPGWWIARELGLRLGLEKYFPWKDIEEYLDTRLQLIGSSLEEMKQKGTLIQRGRPYLKDWERRRRNPFGTPSGKIELYSETFAKHGLDPLPDYTPPMPVPEGYYRLLYGRTPVHSFAKTQNNWVLMELKPENEVWINRREGERLGLVQGEYVWLENDVGVREGPVRVRLTERIRRDCVYLVHGFGHKAKGLRLAYGRGASDNALQTRYVLDPISGGAALRNNFVKVVKGAPRPKRKRIGQLARERRL
- the ribF gene encoding riboflavin biosynthesis protein RibF is translated as MIAAEVADLPPGPKVVAVGSFDGVHLGHQSLLAKARALAAQERLPLLVYTFDPPTKVFMRGVGMLSTLSEKLDLLREQGVDLALAVPFDEDFAARDKAAFLDDLVRLEARRLVVGEDFAFGRGRSGGPADLKTVAPTLTVPLLDLGGAPVKSTRIRELLEQGDVEAARHLLGRPYGARGIVRQGERLGRRLGFPTANVETAPGKVLPRGVFAARTWVAERAYPAVVNVGTRPTVRGSGLRLEAHLIGFSGELYGHELRLVFLKKLRDERAFEDLEALRSQIARDLEAARRFFRL
- a CDS encoding amidohydrolase; the protein is MLLEGKVWTFDGAPPRTAAVRLEGERVVAVGSIADLRARYPGARRIRAEWITPGLHDAHVHPLQWGLALEALDLRGEDDPARVAERVAERAAALPPGRWILGGGYVFDAYPDRRWLDEAAPDHPVFLRSRDLHAAWANRRALQRAGVDRSTPDPQGGRVLRDGSGEPTGYLLERAAGLVAEALPPPGKAQLLAGLRDLAGRGFVAVHAMGEPPEAGGWIRELDAEGALPLRVAWTLPAASPDAWEPVRSPRGLHVFGVKFFADGALTSRTAWMLEPYPEGGCGMPLDDPREADAAVAEVLRRGLVPVWHAIGTRAVHEVLNLIGRLEACGLPARERFRIEHVQHVADDDLPRLAGLVLSVQPQHAEDDRAALDRLSRGQRRAAYRWGAFAALPGVRLLLGSDAPVAEPDAARALRLAQRPPLPGARGLGLDAALAAYVHTPAAVLGWTREAAPWGRVEPGAFAALTLWERGRPVARVWRGGLEALG
- a CDS encoding NUDIX domain-containing protein, yielding MRRYVYQGKILSLAIEDGHWEIVEHKDAVALLVQDPERGVLFVRQYRPAVGLRTLEIPAGLIEPGERPESAAARELAEEAQLGGRLERLAEFYVSPGFTDEKTYLFRVHDPRPAAGTPDADEDLETVWLDPGDVLAGVRAGTVQVSAATLIGLLYATGAER